In Phragmites australis chromosome 17, lpPhrAust1.1, whole genome shotgun sequence, the following are encoded in one genomic region:
- the LOC133896586 gene encoding uncharacterized protein LOC133896586, which translates to MMQRLSDSFQRISKKDFKVFANMRRVPFTEAPVMVNRNDCAFFSMKFIEFFDGEESSLRTSIAPEKSGELRSEMLHYLLFHTLNDIKDMPPEIERFRLSGVPF; encoded by the exons ATGATGCAGCGTTTGAGTGATTCTTTTCAGAGGATTTCTAAGAAAGATTTCAAGGTTTTTGCAAACATGAGGCGCGTCCCCTTTACTGAAGCTCCCGTAATGGTTAACAGGAATGACTGCGCCTTCTTCTCTATGAAGTTCATAGAGTTCTTTGACGGAGAGGAGTCTTCACTTCGCACTTCAATTGCGCCC GAGAAGTCTGGTGAGCTCCGATCCGAGATGCTCCATTACTTGTTGTTTCACACTCTGAACGATATAAAAGATATGCCTCCTGAGATCGAGCGGTTCCGGCTATCTGGAGTTCCGTTTTAG
- the LOC133896862 gene encoding protein FAR1-RELATED SEQUENCE 5-like gives MQQFVRSDDDRSDFCARTTTASQPTPERTIDLTARMSIPSHASDTRTPPSTLAPEEMATPEEGLTFTHGDNVDESIIPKVGMFFPAEEDAYEFYKRYAKEAGFGIRWDRTKKTIREISCSLAGKWQYFKPGETRKRNKFSKKTGCKSYMKLKEVENEDREYDGKVMVENIRLLHNHPLAKTPTVTNQMECHKHKDETVMELVDELNTSNVPINCTINMLSEMHGGEQNVPLTARDIGNRKAGKTREENADDIGKLIEFFRYCHEQNPQFYWDVDCDKDGYIKNMFWSHASMQGDYADFGANDAMTFDTTYKTNAYEMPLAMFVGSNHHNQNAIFGCALLRHETIDAFRWLFGTFKRCMGGKTPRCILTDEDPSMKVAIPEMFPGIVHRLCRWHVVNKVQTKLNELYELHKELKDVFNSTINHPLTPTEFESAWAEMLSRFKLQDDPTLRSLYNIRESK, from the exons ATGCAGCAGTTTGTGCGATCTGATGATGACCGCAGCGACTTCTGTGCTCGAACCACGACTGCGTCTCAACCAACTCCCGAGAGGACGATCGACCTGACAGCTCGGATGTCGATACCTTCTCATGCATCGGATACAAGGACACCTCCATCAACACTGGCGCCGGAAGAGATGGCAACACCTGAGGAGGGTCTAACATTTACTCAC GGAGACAATGTGGATGAATCCATTATACCAAAGGTGGGAATGTTCTTTCCAGCAGAGGAGGATGCGTATGAGTTCTACAAACGGTATGCAAAGGAGGCTGGATTTGGAATAAGGTGGGACAGGACTAAGAAAACAATTAGGGAAATATCATGCTCATTGGCAGGGAAGTGGCAGTACTTCAAGCCAGGGGAAACAAGGAAGCGGAACAAGTTCTCTAAAAAAACAGGGTGCAAATCATACATGAAGCTGAAGGAAGTGGAGAATGAGGACAGAGAGTATGATGGCAAGGTGATGGTGGAGAATATTAGGCTGTTACACAACCATCCGTTAGCGAAAACACCAACAGTAACAAACCAGATGGAGTGTCACAAGCATAAGGATGAGACGGTGATGGAGCTTGTGGACGAACTAAATACAAGCAATGTGCCAATCAACTGTACGATAAATATGCTGAGCGAGATGCATGGGGGAGAGCAGAACGTCCCACTAACAGCACGTGACATAGGAAACAG GAAAGCAGGTAAGACGCGGGAGGAGAATGCAGATGACATAGGGAAATTGATTGAATTTTTCCGTTACTGTCACGAACAAAATCCACAGTTTTACTGGGACGTTGATTGTGATAAAGATGGatacatcaagaacatgttttGGAGCCATGCAAGCATGCAGGGGGACTATGCGGACTTTGGTGCCAATGATGCAATGACCTTTGACACAACGTATAAGACAAACGCATATGAGATGCCTCTTGCAATGTTTGTTGGATCGAACCATCACAACCAGAACGCTATATTTGGGTGCGCACTTCTACGACACGAAACAATTGATGCCTTCAGATGGTTGTTTGGGACATTCAAGAGGTGCATGGGAGGGAAAACACCAAGATGCATCCTAACAG ATGAAGACCCATCAATGAAGGTGGCAATACCTGAGATGTTCCCGGGTATAGTACATAGGCTGTGCAGATGGCATGTGGTAAATAAAGTGCAGACTAAACTCAATGAGCTGTACGAGCTGCACAAAGAACTGAAAGATGTGTTCAATTCAACCATCAACCATCCACTGACACCAACTGAGTTTGAGAGTGCGTGGGCAGAGATGTTGTCAAGATTCAAACTGCAAGATGACCCGACATTAAGAAGCCTGTACAATATAAGGGAAAG CAAATAA
- the LOC133896863 gene encoding uncharacterized protein LOC133896863 — protein MFREKHPNQKFKVNPLPPPANKAKTSELSTDNVLPRHYKRANRKPPMYSSPFKAGKSRTVPVVDHAMQLRDLLCSPGSPLKSHYLIQFLPFAWTGSDIADSFSDGRMTDIFFMEYFVKCLAEDDKLHRAESYGYRIFMPPRVCCALNPEELNKGNDRVFDPTALDNMVRENLPPTDWSKAKLVSLMDIIDVDFFMSMQGNLNSKTFILT, from the exons ATGTTCCGGGAAAAGCATCCAAATCAAAAGTTTAAGGTGAACCCATTGCCACCACCGGCAAACAAGGCGAAAACGTCCGAATTGTCGACCGACAATGTGCTGCCTCGTCATTACAAGAGAGCGAATCGGAAACCTCCAATGTACTCGTCGCCATTCAAGGCAGGAAAGAGCAGGACTGTCCCTGTAGTTGATCATGCAATGCAACTACGAGACCTTTTATGCTCCCCAGGTTCACCATTAAAAAG CCATTACTTGATTCAATTCCTCCCATTTGCATGGACGGGTTCAGATATTGCTGACTCATTCTCAGATGGGCGAATGACCGATATATTCTTTATGGAGTATTTTGTTAAATGCTTGGCGGAAGACGATAAGTTGCACCGGGCAGAATCATACGGTTACAGGATTTTTATGCCGCCCAGAGTTTGT TGTGCACTCAATCCAGAGGAACTCAACAAAGGCAATGATAGAGTCTTTGACCCTACCGCGCTAGACAACATGGTTAGGGAGAACCTTCCTCCCACCGATTGGTCCAAGGCAAAACTGGTGAGTTTAATGGACATAATAGATGTTGATTTCTTCATGTCAATGCAAGGCAATCTAAACAGTAAAACATTTATACTGACATGA